One window of Cellulomonas shaoxiangyii genomic DNA carries:
- a CDS encoding metallopeptidase family protein yields MSHAGPPRPAPGPVPGPSDRSLSARRDADTHAPAPRTGSVRRRDRRGRGLRGPVLPMTTPAYRTRAERFDDLVLDAVEDLERRWARQLEGVEFAVEDVPPSDPAPWESGGVPLGRYFPADTGLPHRVVVYRRPVEARAHDAADLPDLVRDVVVEQVAHLLGRAPEEVDPGYDDGH; encoded by the coding sequence ATGAGCCACGCCGGCCCGCCCCGCCCCGCCCCGGGGCCCGTCCCCGGCCCCTCGGACCGCTCGCTGTCGGCCCGTCGCGACGCCGACACGCACGCCCCCGCCCCGCGCACCGGGTCCGTCCGCCGTCGCGACCGCCGGGGCCGCGGCCTGCGCGGACCGGTCCTGCCCATGACGACCCCCGCGTACCGCACGCGCGCCGAGCGGTTCGACGACCTCGTGCTGGACGCGGTCGAGGACCTCGAGCGCCGCTGGGCGCGTCAGCTCGAGGGCGTCGAGTTCGCGGTGGAGGACGTGCCGCCGTCCGACCCCGCCCCCTGGGAGAGCGGGGGCGTGCCGCTCGGCCGGTACTTCCCGGCCGACACGGGCCTGCCGCACCGCGTCGTGGTCTACCGCCGCCCCGTCGAGGCCCGGGCGCACGACGCCGCGGACCTCCCCGACCTCGTGCGCGACGTCGTCGTCGAGCAGGTCGCCCACCTCCTCGGGCGGGCGCCCGAGGAGGTGGACCCGGGTTACGACGACGGCCACTAG
- a CDS encoding DUF3499 domain-containing protein, protein MRSVRQCSRTACPHAAVATLTYVYADSTAVLGPLAQLAEPHSYDLCVEHAERLTAPRGWEVVRLLPDLEAAAPSHDDLLALADAVREAGRRRAPEPAPALTPVPPPTSPTDGRRRGHLRVVPGEAP, encoded by the coding sequence GTGAGATCCGTCCGGCAGTGCTCGCGCACCGCGTGCCCGCACGCTGCGGTCGCCACGCTCACCTACGTCTACGCGGACTCGACGGCCGTCCTGGGCCCCCTCGCGCAGCTCGCGGAGCCGCACTCGTACGACCTGTGCGTCGAGCACGCGGAGCGGCTGACCGCCCCGCGCGGCTGGGAGGTCGTCCGGCTGCTGCCCGACCTCGAGGCGGCGGCACCCAGCCACGACGACCTGCTGGCCCTCGCGGACGCCGTGCGCGAGGCCGGCCGCCGCCGGGCGCCCGAGCCGGCCCCGGCGCTGACGCCGGTGCCCCCGCCGACGTCGCCCACCGACGGCCGCCGCCGCGGCCACCTGCGGGTCGTCCCCGGCGAGGCGCCGTGA
- a CDS encoding phosphomannomutase/phosphoglucomutase, which yields MPTPVDLSALIKAYDVRGTYPDQLDAGVARAIGAAFADVVVLPEVAEGARPRVVIGNDMRPSGPELVGAFADGLTARGVDVVLIGLCSTDGLYHASGALGVPGAMFTASHNPAQYNGIKLCRAGARPVGQDSGLTEVRELAGRYAAEGVTAVAERGVVTERDMLTEYAQFLRSLVDLSGIRPLKVVVDAGNGMGGHTVPAVLGTGAGLPALPLDIVPLYFELDGTFPNHEANPLEPENLRDLQAAVVEHGADLGLAFDGDADRCFVVDENGDAVSPSAITALVGLREVERERAAGRTPTVIHNLITSQVVPDLLQAAGARTVRTRVGHSFIKAQMAEHEAVFGGEHSAHYYFREFFFADTGMLAAMHVLAALGEQPHPLSALADQYQPYVSSGEINSRVEDVAAARARVIEAYVTEQGGGVVEVDELDGLTVSHWGGHPQWWFNLRASNTEPLLRLNVEAADADIMEKVRDDVLALVRQDAP from the coding sequence GTGCCGACACCCGTGGACCTCTCCGCGCTCATCAAGGCCTACGACGTCCGGGGCACCTACCCGGACCAGCTCGACGCCGGCGTCGCCCGCGCCATCGGCGCGGCGTTCGCGGACGTGGTCGTGCTGCCGGAGGTCGCCGAGGGCGCGCGTCCGCGGGTCGTGATCGGCAACGACATGCGACCGTCCGGCCCCGAGCTGGTCGGCGCGTTCGCCGACGGCCTCACCGCCCGCGGCGTCGACGTGGTCCTCATCGGGCTGTGCTCGACCGACGGGCTCTACCACGCGTCCGGTGCGCTGGGCGTGCCCGGCGCGATGTTCACGGCCAGCCACAACCCCGCGCAGTACAACGGCATCAAGCTGTGCCGGGCGGGTGCGCGACCCGTCGGGCAGGACTCCGGGCTGACCGAGGTCCGCGAGCTCGCCGGTCGCTACGCGGCCGAGGGCGTCACGGCGGTCGCCGAGCGCGGCGTCGTCACCGAGCGCGACATGCTCACCGAGTACGCGCAGTTCCTGCGCTCGCTCGTCGACCTGTCGGGCATCCGTCCGCTCAAGGTCGTCGTCGACGCGGGCAACGGCATGGGCGGGCACACGGTCCCGGCCGTCCTCGGCACGGGCGCGGGCCTGCCGGCGCTGCCGCTCGACATCGTCCCGCTGTACTTCGAGCTCGACGGCACGTTCCCGAACCACGAGGCGAACCCGCTGGAGCCGGAGAACCTGCGCGACCTGCAGGCCGCCGTCGTCGAGCACGGCGCCGACCTGGGCCTGGCGTTCGACGGCGACGCGGACCGCTGCTTCGTCGTCGACGAGAACGGCGACGCCGTCAGCCCCTCGGCCATCACGGCGCTCGTGGGCCTGCGCGAGGTCGAGCGCGAGCGGGCCGCGGGCCGCACGCCGACGGTGATCCACAACCTCATCACGTCCCAGGTCGTGCCGGACCTGCTGCAGGCGGCCGGCGCCCGTACCGTGCGCACCCGCGTGGGGCACTCGTTCATCAAGGCGCAGATGGCCGAGCACGAGGCCGTGTTCGGCGGCGAGCACAGCGCGCACTACTACTTCCGCGAGTTCTTCTTCGCGGACACCGGCATGCTGGCCGCGATGCACGTCCTCGCGGCCCTCGGCGAGCAGCCGCACCCCCTGTCGGCGCTCGCCGACCAGTACCAGCCGTACGTGTCCAGCGGCGAGATCAACTCGCGCGTCGAGGACGTCGCCGCCGCCCGCGCCCGGGTCATCGAGGCGTACGTGACGGAGCAGGGCGGCGGCGTGGTGGAGGTCGACGAGCTCGACGGCCTCACGGTGTCGCACTGGGGCGGCCACCCGCAGTGGTGGTTCAACCTGCGCGCGTCGAACACCGAGCCGCTCCTTCGCCTGAACGTCGAGGCGGCGGACGCGGACATCATGGAGAAGGTGCGCGACGACGTGCTGGCGCTCGTGCGGCAGGACGCCCCGTGA
- a CDS encoding Trm112 family protein: MTAGEGTARPAEAATPLEPWARALLRCPVTGAELVDATDADGEPVLVGQDPERPLVYPVRDGIPVLLADEARPA; this comes from the coding sequence GTGACCGCGGGGGAGGGCACGGCGCGCCCCGCGGAGGCGGCCACGCCGCTCGAGCCGTGGGCGCGGGCGCTGCTGCGCTGCCCGGTGACCGGTGCCGAGCTCGTCGACGCGACGGACGCCGACGGCGAGCCGGTGCTCGTCGGGCAGGACCCCGAGCGACCGCTGGTGTACCCGGTCCGCGACGGCATCCCGGTGCTGCTGGCCGACGAGGCCCGTCCCGCCTGA
- a CDS encoding RDD family protein, with the protein MSVGTGWRPDGPADGVVIGEGVLLDTRPASVASRLCGGIVDVLALLVGAVVVAVVLGRLDVQLDAQWGRVLGVVSLVTVAVVLPATVETLSRGRSLGKLVAGVRIVRDDGGPITFRQAFVRALTGVLELWATLGSVALMCSVVHPRGKRIGDVLAGTYAARVRGAAPVRRPTPMPPALAGWAAHADVARLPDGLALAVRQFLARADKLHPASRVELGTRLCAELGAFVSPPPPAGTPPEAFLAAVLAERRRRETDVELERVRRGEEEARLLRRLPHGVPDPAA; encoded by the coding sequence GTGAGCGTGGGTACGGGGTGGCGACCGGACGGGCCGGCCGACGGTGTCGTCATCGGCGAGGGCGTGCTGCTCGACACGCGCCCCGCCTCGGTGGCGTCGCGGCTGTGCGGGGGCATCGTCGACGTGCTCGCGCTGCTGGTGGGGGCGGTCGTCGTGGCGGTCGTCCTCGGCCGGCTGGACGTGCAGCTCGACGCGCAGTGGGGGCGGGTCCTCGGCGTCGTCTCGCTCGTCACCGTGGCGGTGGTGCTGCCGGCGACGGTCGAGACGCTCAGCCGCGGCCGCTCGCTGGGCAAGCTCGTGGCCGGCGTGCGGATCGTGCGGGACGACGGTGGGCCGATCACGTTCCGGCAGGCGTTCGTCCGCGCCCTGACGGGTGTGCTCGAGCTGTGGGCGACCCTCGGCTCGGTGGCGTTGATGTGCTCGGTCGTGCACCCCCGCGGCAAGCGCATCGGGGACGTCCTCGCGGGCACCTACGCCGCGCGCGTGCGCGGCGCCGCACCGGTCCGGCGCCCCACGCCCATGCCGCCCGCGCTGGCCGGCTGGGCCGCGCACGCCGACGTCGCCCGCCTCCCGGACGGCCTCGCGCTCGCCGTGCGCCAGTTCCTCGCGCGCGCCGACAAGCTGCACCCGGCATCGCGCGTCGAGCTCGGCACGCGGCTCTGCGCCGAGCTCGGGGCGTTCGTGAGCCCGCCGCCCCCCGCCGGGACGCCTCCCGAGGCGTTCCTCGCGGCCGTGCTCGCCGAGCGCCGCCGCCGGGAGACCGACGTGGAGCTCGAGCGCGTGCGCCGCGGCGAGGAGGAGGCCCGGCTGCTGCGGCGGCTGCCGCACGGCGTGCCCGACCCGGCGGCCTGA
- a CDS encoding stage II sporulation protein M translates to MDLDAWTRARTPRWTRLDALVRARRLDGAQADELVRLYQATATDLSAVRSAAPDPETVTRLSQLLARARGRLAGAHAPAWSDVARFVAVSVPAALYRIRWWTVAVMVVFLVVGVATGLLVALDPDARALMGSPSSQREYVDEQFAAYYEPGAGFATMVWTNNAWIAAVCIGTGITGVLPVYMLLTNAVNVGAAGGLMAAYGRLDVFLQLISPHGLLELTAIFVAGAAGLRLFWTMVDPGPRPRGRALAQEGRALFTVALGLVGVLAVSGLVEGYVTGSSLPWPVKVAVGALVLALFWAYTLVLGRRAVAAGETGDLTADRAGYVVATAG, encoded by the coding sequence GTGGACCTCGACGCCTGGACCCGCGCCCGGACGCCCCGGTGGACGCGCCTCGACGCGCTGGTGCGCGCCCGCCGGCTCGACGGCGCGCAGGCCGACGAGCTCGTGCGCCTGTACCAGGCCACGGCGACGGACCTGTCGGCCGTGCGCTCGGCGGCGCCGGACCCCGAGACCGTCACGCGGCTGTCGCAGCTGCTGGCTCGCGCACGGGGGCGCCTCGCCGGCGCGCACGCGCCCGCCTGGTCCGACGTCGCCCGCTTCGTCGCCGTGAGCGTCCCGGCGGCGCTCTACCGGATCCGCTGGTGGACGGTCGCCGTCATGGTGGTGTTCCTGGTGGTGGGCGTCGCGACCGGCCTGCTCGTCGCCCTCGACCCCGACGCCCGCGCCCTCATGGGGTCGCCCTCGTCGCAGCGCGAGTACGTCGACGAGCAGTTCGCCGCGTACTACGAGCCCGGCGCCGGCTTCGCGACGATGGTGTGGACCAACAACGCGTGGATCGCCGCGGTGTGCATCGGCACGGGCATCACGGGGGTGCTGCCCGTCTACATGCTCCTCACCAACGCGGTGAACGTGGGCGCGGCCGGCGGGCTCATGGCCGCGTACGGCCGGCTCGACGTGTTCCTGCAGCTGATCTCGCCCCACGGGCTGCTCGAGCTGACCGCCATCTTCGTCGCGGGCGCCGCCGGGCTGCGCCTGTTCTGGACGATGGTCGACCCCGGGCCCCGCCCGCGGGGTCGAGCGCTCGCGCAGGAGGGGCGCGCGCTGTTCACGGTCGCCCTCGGGCTCGTCGGCGTGCTCGCCGTCTCGGGGCTCGTGGAGGGGTACGTGACCGGTTCGTCGCTGCCGTGGCCGGTGAAGGTGGCCGTCGGCGCCCTCGTGCTGGCCCTGTTCTGGGCGTACACGCTCGTGCTCGGGCGGCGTGCCGTCGCGGCGGGGGAGACCGGCGACCTCACGGCGGACCGTGCCGGCTACGTCGTCGCGACCGCCGGCTGA
- a CDS encoding winged helix DNA-binding domain-containing protein — MDAPLDDRALNRALLARQHLLTRATAGVEQVVRDVVGLQAQNPWSPFVGLWSRVAGFRTDALDALLLDRRVVRIAVMRSTVHLVTAADAAVLANLLRPVLHRELRSNPQRRTAADAVDLDLLARSAAAHVGARPQPTTRLGAHLATTWPDVDPKDLAAFARALLPLVQVPPRGLWRGSAAPTLTTLDVWAPGAVAAAGDLADPAVRRRAEEDVVLRYLGAYGPASVADVQTWSGLRGLRAVVDRVRDRLVELPVAPSAASGRARTLLDLPGAPRPDPEHPAPVRYLADYDDVWLAHARRERIIDDVHRRRLQTPNGRSPAAVLVDGRVRATWAVDRARTGDRARATLDVTPLEPLTTRERRGVLEEGEAFVRFVADDAAEHAVRLATG, encoded by the coding sequence GTGGACGCCCCGCTCGACGACCGCGCGCTCAACCGCGCGCTGCTCGCGCGCCAGCACCTCCTGACACGCGCGACCGCGGGCGTCGAGCAGGTGGTCCGCGACGTCGTCGGGCTGCAGGCGCAGAACCCGTGGTCGCCGTTCGTGGGGCTGTGGAGCCGGGTCGCGGGATTCCGCACCGACGCGCTCGACGCGCTGCTGCTCGACCGCCGGGTGGTCCGCATCGCCGTCATGCGCTCGACCGTCCACCTCGTGACCGCGGCGGACGCGGCGGTGCTCGCGAACCTGCTGCGGCCCGTGCTGCACCGCGAGCTGCGGAGCAACCCGCAGCGCCGTACGGCTGCCGACGCGGTCGACCTGGACCTGCTCGCCCGGTCGGCCGCCGCGCACGTCGGCGCCCGGCCGCAGCCGACGACGCGCCTCGGGGCGCACCTCGCCACGACGTGGCCGGACGTCGACCCGAAGGACCTCGCGGCGTTCGCGCGCGCGCTCCTGCCGCTCGTCCAGGTGCCGCCGCGCGGGCTCTGGCGGGGGTCCGCCGCTCCGACGCTGACGACGCTCGACGTCTGGGCCCCGGGCGCGGTCGCCGCCGCCGGGGACCTCGCGGACCCGGCCGTCCGCCGGCGGGCGGAGGAGGACGTGGTGCTGAGGTACCTGGGCGCCTACGGGCCGGCGTCGGTCGCCGACGTGCAGACGTGGTCGGGGCTGCGAGGGCTCCGAGCGGTCGTCGACCGCGTCCGTGACCGGCTGGTCGAGCTGCCCGTCGCCCCGTCGGCCGCGTCGGGGCGCGCCCGCACCCTGCTGGACCTGCCCGGTGCCCCGCGGCCCGACCCCGAGCACCCCGCGCCGGTGCGCTACCTCGCGGACTACGACGACGTGTGGCTCGCGCACGCGCGGCGGGAGCGCATCATCGACGACGTGCACCGCCGCCGGCTGCAGACCCCGAACGGGCGCAGCCCGGCCGCCGTCCTCGTCGACGGGCGCGTGCGCGCCACGTGGGCCGTCGACCGCGCGAGGACCGGCGACCGTGCCCGCGCGACGCTCGACGTCACGCCGCTGGAGCCACTGACGACGCGGGAGCGGCGCGGCGTGCTCGAGGAGGGTGAGGCGTTCGTGCGCTTCGTCGCCGACGACGCGGCCGAGCACGCGGTGCGCCTGGCCACCGGGTGA
- a CDS encoding DUF58 domain-containing protein translates to MALTSRAVLVALLGIVPVAVLPAPVTVLAWAVVVAVLCAVDVALAASPREVAVSRDVPRAVRLGQATRSALTLRAVGRRHVRALVRDAWPPSALPDGDAPTGARTPRHRVDVPPGEARTVTTPLQPTRRGDLLADRVTVRTVGPLGLAGRQVSLLVPARLRVLPEFVSRRHLPSRLARLRELDGRAAVQVRGAGTEFDSLREYVDGDDVRSIDWRATARRQEVVVRTWRPERDRHVLLVLDTSRTSAARVLDATRLEASVEAALLLGVLAAHAGDRVELLAYDRRVRARVADSHQSRVLPGLAEALAGVQPELVETDWAGLVTQVRSRLSRRALVVLLTSLDPAAVEQGLLEVVGQLTRRHQVVLASVADPELEELRTARRTVEEVFDAAAAERTALERGAAALRLRQRGVEVVEALPDDLAPRLADTYLALKAAGRL, encoded by the coding sequence GTGGCGCTCACGTCCCGCGCGGTCCTCGTCGCGCTCCTCGGCATCGTGCCGGTCGCGGTGCTGCCCGCCCCCGTCACGGTGCTCGCCTGGGCGGTCGTCGTGGCGGTGCTGTGCGCCGTGGACGTCGCCCTCGCGGCGTCACCGCGCGAGGTCGCGGTGTCCCGCGACGTGCCGCGTGCGGTGCGGCTCGGGCAGGCGACGCGCTCGGCGCTCACGCTGCGTGCCGTCGGCCGACGGCACGTGCGCGCGCTCGTCCGGGACGCGTGGCCGCCGTCCGCGCTGCCCGACGGCGACGCGCCCACGGGGGCACGCACACCGCGCCACCGCGTCGACGTGCCGCCGGGCGAGGCGCGGACCGTCACGACGCCGCTGCAGCCGACGCGGCGGGGCGACCTGCTCGCCGACCGCGTCACGGTGCGCACCGTCGGCCCGCTCGGCCTCGCGGGCCGGCAGGTCTCGCTCCTCGTGCCCGCTCGGCTGCGGGTGCTGCCCGAGTTCGTCTCGCGCCGGCACCTGCCCTCACGCCTCGCGCGGCTGCGCGAGCTCGACGGGCGCGCCGCCGTGCAGGTGCGCGGTGCCGGCACCGAGTTCGACTCCCTGCGTGAGTACGTCGACGGCGACGACGTCCGCTCGATCGACTGGCGCGCGACGGCCCGCCGCCAGGAGGTCGTCGTCCGGACGTGGCGGCCCGAGCGGGACCGGCACGTGCTGCTCGTGCTCGACACGTCCCGCACGAGCGCGGCGCGCGTGCTCGACGCGACCCGCCTCGAGGCGTCGGTCGAGGCGGCGCTGCTGCTCGGTGTGCTCGCCGCGCACGCGGGCGACCGCGTCGAGCTGCTGGCCTACGACCGACGCGTGCGGGCCCGGGTCGCCGACAGCCACCAGAGCCGCGTGCTGCCGGGCCTCGCGGAGGCGCTGGCGGGCGTCCAGCCCGAGCTCGTCGAGACCGACTGGGCGGGCCTCGTGACGCAGGTGCGCTCGAGGCTCAGCCGCCGCGCGCTCGTCGTGCTGCTCACGTCGCTCGACCCGGCCGCGGTCGAGCAGGGGCTGCTCGAGGTCGTCGGTCAGCTCACGCGCCGGCACCAGGTCGTGCTCGCCTCGGTGGCCGACCCGGAGCTGGAGGAGCTGCGCACCGCGCGGCGCACGGTCGAGGAGGTCTTCGACGCGGCCGCCGCGGAGCGCACCGCGCTCGAGCGCGGTGCCGCGGCGCTGCGGCTGCGTCAGCGCGGTGTCGAGGTCGTCGAGGCGCTGCCCGACGACCTGGCGCCCCGCCTCGCGGACACCTACCTGGCGCTCAAGGCCGCCGGCCGGCTCTGA
- a CDS encoding AAA family ATPase gives MTDETSYPPAAAPGGTAHTPAPSTAPVTPAPAPAPVPAQAPVQAQAPAPAGPATRSAAPEPTLLTPTEDLRAALAAVRREVGKAVVGQDAAVTGLIIALLCRGHVLLEGVPGVAKTLLVRSLSGALSLGTKRVQFTPDLMPGDVTGSLVYDARTAEFSFREGPVFTHLLLADEINRTPPKTQASLLEAMEERQVSVDGVPRPLPDPFVVVATQNPVEYEGTYPLPEAQLDRFLLKLTLPLPERADEVEVLARHAAGFDPRDLAAAGVRAVAGAGELARARAEVAQVQVAPEVLGYVVDVCRATRTSPSLALGASPRGATALLATSRAWAWLSGRGYVTPDDVQALAHPTLRHRVQLRPEAEIEGVTTESVLDTVLASVPVPR, from the coding sequence GTGACCGACGAGACGTCCTACCCGCCGGCCGCCGCACCGGGCGGCACCGCCCACACGCCGGCGCCGTCGACCGCGCCGGTGACGCCGGCCCCGGCCCCGGCGCCGGTACCGGCACAGGCGCCGGTGCAGGCACAGGCGCCCGCACCGGCCGGACCCGCCACGCGGTCCGCCGCCCCCGAGCCGACCCTGCTCACCCCGACCGAGGACCTGCGGGCGGCGCTGGCCGCGGTCCGCCGGGAGGTCGGCAAGGCCGTGGTCGGCCAGGACGCCGCGGTCACGGGCCTGATCATCGCCCTGCTGTGCCGCGGCCACGTCCTGCTCGAGGGCGTGCCCGGAGTCGCGAAGACCCTGCTCGTCCGCAGCCTGTCCGGCGCCCTGTCGCTCGGCACCAAGCGCGTGCAGTTCACCCCGGACCTCATGCCCGGCGACGTCACGGGCTCGCTCGTGTACGACGCCCGCACGGCGGAGTTCTCGTTCCGGGAGGGACCGGTGTTCACGCACCTGCTGCTCGCGGACGAGATCAACCGCACGCCCCCGAAGACCCAGGCCTCGCTGCTCGAGGCGATGGAGGAGCGGCAGGTCTCGGTCGACGGCGTGCCGCGCCCGCTGCCCGACCCGTTCGTCGTCGTCGCCACGCAGAACCCGGTCGAGTACGAGGGCACCTACCCGCTGCCCGAGGCGCAGCTGGACCGGTTCCTGCTCAAGCTCACGCTCCCCCTGCCCGAGCGGGCCGACGAGGTCGAGGTGCTCGCGCGGCACGCCGCCGGGTTCGACCCGCGCGACCTCGCTGCGGCCGGCGTGCGCGCCGTGGCCGGTGCCGGCGAGCTGGCCCGCGCGCGTGCGGAGGTCGCGCAGGTGCAGGTCGCGCCGGAGGTGCTCGGGTACGTCGTCGACGTGTGCCGGGCGACGCGCACCTCGCCGTCCCTCGCCCTCGGCGCGTCCCCGCGCGGTGCCACCGCCCTGCTCGCGACGTCCCGCGCGTGGGCGTGGCTCTCCGGCCGCGGCTACGTGACCCCGGACGACGTGCAGGCGCTCGCCCACCCGACGCTGCGGCACCGCGTGCAGCTGCGGCCCGAGGCCGAGATCGAGGGCGTCACGACGGAGTCGGTGCTCGACACCGTGCTCGCCTCCGTCCCCGTCCCCCGCTGA
- a CDS encoding DUF4350 domain-containing protein has translation MSAPTTGPTTVPLRPGEVLGDGTTGRTRAAGTWRRARPWLAVAAVLLVGVLVLLLPAPPSSTTPGAPDNAGGAGTRALAQVLERRGVEVEYVRTTAEAEAAAARGGTVLVVGDVWLLAEQVDRIAALENDLVLVDAGWALSLVAPELTAGGDVSPRGVRQAACDDPDARAAGAVVAGGSVEDLAGEATVCFPPAAGAAEGAYVVLEQEGRRVTALSDLTPLTNDAIAQEGNAALALRTLGRHDHLVWYLPSLDDVGTGGTDDAGASLTDLVPWVRPVALWLLLVLAVVVVWRARRLGPVVSEPLPVVVRSAEATRGRGRLYRRGRAHGHAAAALRAGTATRSAQRLGLARSTPAPALVDAVARASGRPSRDVEQLLYGPPPTDDAGLQRLADDLHHLESEVHRP, from the coding sequence ATGAGCGCACCCACCACGGGGCCCACGACCGTGCCGCTGCGCCCGGGCGAGGTCCTCGGGGACGGCACGACGGGCCGCACCCGGGCCGCCGGCACGTGGCGACGCGCCCGCCCGTGGCTCGCCGTCGCCGCGGTGCTGCTGGTCGGCGTGCTCGTCCTGCTGCTGCCCGCGCCCCCGTCCAGCACCACGCCCGGGGCACCGGACAACGCCGGCGGCGCCGGCACCCGGGCGCTCGCACAGGTGCTCGAGCGCCGCGGGGTGGAGGTCGAGTACGTCCGCACCACCGCCGAGGCCGAGGCCGCTGCCGCGCGCGGCGGCACCGTCCTCGTCGTCGGTGACGTGTGGCTGCTCGCCGAGCAGGTGGACCGCATCGCCGCGCTCGAGAACGACCTCGTGCTCGTGGACGCCGGGTGGGCGCTGTCCCTCGTGGCGCCGGAGCTGACGGCGGGGGGCGACGTGTCCCCCCGCGGCGTCCGGCAGGCGGCGTGCGACGACCCCGACGCCCGCGCCGCCGGTGCCGTCGTCGCGGGCGGGTCCGTGGAGGACCTCGCCGGTGAGGCGACCGTCTGCTTCCCGCCCGCGGCCGGCGCCGCCGAGGGCGCGTACGTGGTGCTCGAGCAGGAGGGGCGTCGCGTCACCGCGCTGTCCGACCTGACACCGCTCACGAACGACGCGATCGCGCAGGAGGGCAACGCCGCGCTCGCGCTGCGCACCCTCGGCCGGCACGACCACCTGGTCTGGTACCTGCCCAGCCTCGACGACGTCGGCACGGGCGGGACGGACGACGCCGGCGCGTCGCTGACCGACCTCGTGCCGTGGGTGCGGCCCGTCGCGCTCTGGCTCCTGCTCGTGCTCGCCGTCGTCGTCGTGTGGCGCGCCCGCCGGCTCGGGCCGGTCGTCTCCGAGCCGCTGCCCGTCGTGGTCCGCTCCGCGGAGGCCACGCGCGGGCGCGGGCGGCTGTACCGGAGGGGGCGGGCGCACGGGCACGCCGCGGCGGCCCTGCGCGCCGGTACCGCGACCCGGAGCGCGCAGCGTCTGGGCCTGGCCCGGTCCACGCCGGCGCCGGCGCTCGTGGACGCCGTGGCGCGTGCGTCCGGGCGCCCCTCCCGCGACGTGGAGCAGCTGCTGTACGGACCGCCCCCCACCGACGACGCGGGCCTCCAGCGGCTCGCCGACGACCTGCACCACCTGGAGAGCGAGGTTCACCGACCGTGA
- a CDS encoding DUF4129 domain-containing protein, with product MRPLEVPVRPDAPTARRWVLEELADPAYSREESLLDRFLAWVAEQLEGLQGVGLPPAGALAVVVGVAVVVVLLALWIAGPVRGGLTTRRRARAVLAADDRRSADDLRAAADAAAAAGDWPTAVAERFRAVVRSLEERGVLDERPGRTAHEAAGLAARRLPGAADVLARGGDRFDDVVYGHRSATPDDDRLMRDLDDAVRAARAGGAAAGAGGAAAGATAGVRAGGRAGGDAG from the coding sequence GTGAGGCCGCTGGAGGTACCGGTCCGGCCCGATGCGCCGACAGCCCGCCGATGGGTGCTCGAGGAGCTCGCCGACCCCGCCTACAGCCGGGAGGAGTCCCTGCTCGACCGCTTCCTGGCGTGGGTCGCCGAGCAGCTCGAGGGCCTGCAGGGCGTCGGACTGCCGCCGGCGGGTGCGCTCGCCGTCGTCGTCGGGGTGGCCGTGGTGGTCGTGCTCCTCGCGCTGTGGATCGCCGGTCCCGTCCGCGGTGGCCTGACGACGCGTCGGCGTGCGCGCGCCGTCCTCGCGGCGGACGACCGCCGCTCGGCCGACGACCTGCGTGCTGCCGCCGATGCCGCCGCGGCCGCCGGGGACTGGCCCACGGCCGTCGCGGAGCGGTTCCGTGCCGTCGTGCGGTCGCTGGAGGAGCGCGGGGTGCTCGACGAGCGGCCGGGCCGGACCGCGCACGAGGCGGCCGGCCTCGCGGCGCGCAGGCTCCCCGGGGCTGCCGACGTGCTGGCCCGCGGTGGCGACCGGTTCGACGACGTCGTCTACGGCCACCGCAGCGCCACGCCCGACGACGACCGCCTCATGCGGGACCTGGACGACGCGGTCCGCGCCGCCCGCGCGGGCGGCGCAGCGGCCGGCGCGGGCGGCGCCGCGGCCGGCGCGACGGCCGGCGTGCGGGCCGGCGGACGTGCGGGCGGGGACGCCGGATGA